One Heptranchias perlo isolate sHepPer1 chromosome 31, sHepPer1.hap1, whole genome shotgun sequence DNA segment encodes these proteins:
- the dolpp1 gene encoding dolichyldiphosphatase 1 isoform X2, with protein MRGREELREMEGAWVSDIAFIANGSALNDSAHQFILLFSSQINHMEILISRVSVEQISFLCGLVLNEGFNWVIKNIIKEPRPCQGGHSNVFTEYGMPSSHSQFIWFFSIYSLLFLYLRMHQTNNARCLDLLWRHVLSICLLTVALLVSYSRVYLMYHSWSQVIYGVVAGGVMGAVWFIFTQEVLTPLFPRIASWPISEFFLIRDTSLIPNILWFEYTVTRSEARNRQRKLGTKMQ; from the exons ATGAGGGGACGTGAAGAACTGAGAGAAATGGAAGGTGCATGGGTCTCTGATATCGCGTTCATAGCGAATGGGTCCGCACTCAACGATTCAGCGCACCAGTTCATATTGCTCTTCTCTTCCCAAATAAACCATATGGAAATTCTTATCAGTCGAGTGTCTGTAGAGCAG ATTTCATTTCTCTGTGGTTTGGTACTAAACGAAGGCTTCAACTGGGTAATTAAGAATATTATCAAAGAGCCCAGACCGTGCCAAG GTGGCCATAGTAACGTGTTTACAGAGTATGGGATGCCCTCCAGTCATTCCCAGTTCATATGGTTCTTTTCCATCTACTCACTCCTTTTCCTTTATTTAAG AATGCACCAAACAAACAACGCCAGATGTTTAGACCTGTTGTGGAGGCACGTTTTATCCATATGTCTGCTGACTGTGGCCTTGCTTGTGTCGTATAGTAG AGTCTATTTGATGTACCATTCCTGGAGCCAGGTGATATACGGAGTTGTAGCAGGTGGGGTAATGGGAGCAGTCTGGTTTATCTTTACACAAGAGGTACTAACACCACTATTCCCCAGGATAGCTTCATG GCCAATCTCTGAGTTTTTCCTGATACGGGACACGAGTCTGATTCCAAACATCCTCTGGTTTGAGTACACGGTCACAAGGTCAGAAGCACG GAACAGACAACGGAAGCTGGGCACCAAAATGCAGTGA